The nucleotide sequence CATGCGCGACGTGGAGCGCGTGAGCTTTCTTGAAGGCACGCTGCTGCTCGATACCGGCGCGGGCGAAAACGCCGGCATGGCCTATCGCATCTATCAGGCGGCATTCAACCGCACGCCCGATGTGGATGGGCTGGCCTATTGGCTGGCAACACTCGACAGCGGAGCGGCAAGCCTGTCGGCAATCGCCAATCACTTCATCCATTCGCCCGAGTTCATCATGACCTTTGGGACGCCGGAGACGGTGACCAACGCCCGCTTTGTCGAACTGATGTACAGCCATACGCTGGGGCGCGCCTTTGACCGGGCGGGGCTCGACTTCTGGGCGGAGCGGCTCAATTCCGAGGCCTTCAGCCGTGCGGATGTGCTGGCGCAATTCACCGAGAGCCCGGAAAACCAGCAGCGCGTGGCCGAGCAGATCGACAACGGGATCTGGCTGGCCTGAGGCGTTCCGGCCCGCCAGGCGGGCTCGCCTGAAAACAGGCTCATCACGGGGTGCGACCTGATCGCTCGAATTGTCACCTTGTGATGGGCGGCGGCTATCGGTATTTCATAGCTCCTGTCAGCCGCAATTCGCGAACAGAGAGCACCCCCAGCAATGGTCCCACAGTTTCTCGTCACCCATTCTGGCGGCTTTCACGCCGATGAACTGCTTTCCAGTGTTATCCTGACGAGGCTGTTCCCCGAGGCCAAGATTGTGCGCAGCCGCTCTCCGGAGTGGATCACGCCGGCGGAAGACCGCATTATTTATGACGTGGGCGGGGCCTATGATCCCGAGGCGCGGATTTTCGATCACCACCAGCGCGGGGCACCGCTGCGGGATGATGGGCAGCCCTATAGCTCGTTCGGTTTGATCTGGAAGCATTTTGGCGCCGATTATCTGGTCGCGCAGGGTATTCCGGCAGATCGCGTCGGCGATGTGCATGCCAAGTTCGACAAGAGCTTCGTGCTGCCGGTCGATCTCGTGGACAATGGCGCTTATGACGCGACCGGGCCGCTGGCCGGGCTGACGCTGACGGCGCTGCTCGAAACGCTCAAGCCCGCCTTTGACCAGAATTCGCCCGAGGCGGAAGCGCAGGCGTTCCATAACGCGATGGGCATTGCCCGCGCCTTCGTCGAAGC is from Devosia sp. SD17-2 and encodes:
- a CDS encoding MYG1 family protein, whose translation is MVPQFLVTHSGGFHADELLSSVILTRLFPEAKIVRSRSPEWITPAEDRIIYDVGGAYDPEARIFDHHQRGAPLRDDGQPYSSFGLIWKHFGADYLVAQGIPADRVGDVHAKFDKSFVLPVDLVDNGAYDATGPLAGLTLTALLETLKPAFDQNSPEAEAQAFHNAMGIARAFVEAAIGKHAAKLRAEAVVMGAIAAAGPNRVLELPMGMPFRPAIVKAGAEHLLFVVHPRDKDWCLTGIRRGDEGFELRADLPVAWAGLTNEALEAASGVAGASFCHNGRFIAAAKTREAALAMAEIAVREALAEAQ